From one Bradyrhizobium sp. Ash2021 genomic stretch:
- a CDS encoding ABC transporter permease, with the protein MLGIVVGVAAVVCMVSVGAGAQAEVSEKIRTLGANLLLVMPGARNAGGARLESGTQPTLTEEDAAAIRRELVDAQVAAPLLSRSMPLVAANRNWVTLVAGINADYLVAREWQVTNGRSFTGEEIASGAKVAIVGSVIIEELFDGRAGIGETFRIGNVPFTVIGVLDNKGLGAAGRSQDDVVFIPLSTAQSRVLGAVRGTTRQALDFISIKVSDATAMSEMEREIEALLRQRHRIRGDAPSDFRIENPADVLIARGAAVRTLGILLIAVAAVSLVVGGISIMNIMLVSVSERTREIGLRMAVGASRRDIRWQFLIEALILALIGGLVGAALGAAAAVAIAWKAGWPILISPWAVILACGFAGFVGISFGLYPAHRAARLDPIVALRFE; encoded by the coding sequence ATGCTTGGGATCGTCGTTGGCGTCGCAGCCGTGGTCTGCATGGTATCGGTGGGAGCCGGCGCACAAGCGGAAGTTTCGGAGAAGATCCGCACACTTGGAGCCAACCTCCTGCTGGTCATGCCCGGAGCCCGAAACGCCGGGGGAGCGAGGCTCGAATCCGGAACACAGCCGACGCTGACCGAAGAGGACGCCGCGGCCATCCGCCGCGAACTGGTGGATGCGCAGGTCGCGGCCCCGCTGCTGTCTCGTTCCATGCCCCTCGTGGCCGCAAACAGGAACTGGGTGACGCTGGTGGCTGGAATTAATGCCGACTATCTGGTGGCGCGCGAATGGCAAGTTACCAACGGCCGATCCTTCACGGGCGAGGAGATCGCATCCGGAGCCAAAGTTGCCATCGTGGGGTCGGTGATCATCGAGGAGCTCTTCGATGGGCGTGCGGGAATAGGAGAGACATTTCGGATTGGCAACGTCCCATTCACCGTGATTGGTGTGCTGGACAACAAGGGGTTGGGCGCAGCTGGCCGCAGCCAGGACGATGTCGTGTTCATTCCGCTGTCGACTGCGCAGAGCCGCGTGCTCGGCGCCGTGCGCGGCACGACCCGCCAAGCACTGGATTTCATCTCGATCAAGGTGTCGGATGCGACCGCGATGTCGGAGATGGAACGCGAGATCGAGGCGTTGCTTCGGCAGCGGCATCGCATTCGCGGGGATGCCCCCAGCGATTTCAGGATCGAGAATCCGGCGGATGTCCTGATTGCACGCGGGGCCGCCGTGCGGACCCTCGGAATTCTGTTAATCGCGGTGGCCGCGGTTTCGCTGGTCGTTGGCGGCATCAGCATCATGAACATCATGCTGGTTTCGGTGTCCGAACGCACCCGCGAAATCGGTTTGCGCATGGCCGTCGGAGCCAGCCGCCGCGATATCCGATGGCAATTCCTGATCGAAGCCTTGATCCTGGCGCTGATCGGGGGGCTGGTGGGTGCGGCGTTGGGAGCCGCCGCAGCGGTCGCAATCGCATGGAAAGCTGGCTGGCCTATCCTGATCAGCCCCTGGGCAGTCATCCTGGCTTGTGGATTTGCAGGGTTCGTCGGAATTTCGTTTGGCCTCTATCCGGCCCATCGGGCCGCGCGGCTTGATCCGATTGTGGCATTACGGTTCGAATAG
- a CDS encoding ABC transporter ATP-binding protein — protein MPPLVRTIGISKHYPSGGTIIHAVSNVSLSIEHGEFVAIRGRSGSGKSTLMSLLGLLERPDSGEYALRGREAARLSEDTRAAIRRKDIGFIFQLPALLPRATALENVELPLVYASVPRAKRRRTAKDALDRVGLAGRSHHWPNQLSGGEQQRVVIARAMVNDPALILADEPTGSLDSSTSDEILSVFEGLHRDGHTIIMVTHAAEVADRARRQITLHDGRIIEDAVTSGKRSLLNAIPLDSSQ, from the coding sequence ATGCCGCCGCTGGTCCGGACCATTGGAATTTCAAAACATTATCCCTCCGGGGGGACGATCATCCATGCGGTATCAAACGTGTCGCTCTCGATCGAGCACGGCGAGTTCGTTGCAATCCGCGGCCGCTCGGGTTCGGGGAAGTCGACCTTGATGAGCCTTTTGGGTCTCCTGGAGCGGCCGGATTCCGGCGAATATGCGCTAAGGGGCCGGGAAGCTGCAAGGCTGAGCGAGGACACGCGCGCAGCCATCAGGAGAAAAGACATCGGCTTCATATTCCAACTGCCAGCCCTCCTGCCGCGGGCAACCGCGCTGGAAAACGTCGAACTTCCTCTTGTTTACGCCAGCGTTCCTCGCGCCAAACGACGTCGCACAGCCAAAGATGCGCTTGACCGCGTAGGCCTGGCTGGCCGCAGTCATCATTGGCCGAATCAACTTTCGGGAGGAGAGCAGCAGCGGGTTGTTATTGCCCGTGCGATGGTGAACGATCCTGCCCTCATCCTGGCCGACGAACCGACCGGCTCACTGGATAGCAGCACCAGCGACGAGATTCTGTCGGTGTTCGAGGGCCTTCATCGCGATGGTCATACGATCATCATGGTTACGCATGCCGCCGAAGTCGCCGATCGCGCGCGGCGACAGATCACCCTGCACGATGGGCGAATCATCGAGGACGCCGTGACATCCGGCAAGCGTTCGCTCCTGAACGCCATCCCGTTGGATTCTTCCCAATGA
- a CDS encoding efflux RND transporter periplasmic adaptor subunit, with the protein MRFVVVAGLFCTLIVGLGYTYGQESSVPTFLTAPVERGSISTLVKASGTIEAVVSVDVSSQLSGRIAQVFVNFNDTVKAGQPIAQIDPEIFAARVSEAKAALRVARATAEVEKAALERATVAVTNAQTARKLAEAQSAASKARQDEVERDLLRKRELARTGSGTERDLSQAQAQRDAGAADLRGSLEQIRMKEEAIAIAAAEKHMAEANLENAEAVVEQRQAALDQAGLDLERTVLRAPIDGIVIKRDVNPGQTVAVSLEAKTLFKIANDLREMEVHGKIDEADVGQLKPGQATRFTVDAYPDRTFSGRVLQIRKAPEVVQNVVTYTTVVSAPNPDLLLLPGMTAQLRIVVSNTGEILKIPSQALRFRPNGAGPASAHQSANQAASSKASATVWLVGEDGRPDPVVVRLGASDDSSAALLEGALNEGQQVIVGIANSQKQRGYFGVRLGF; encoded by the coding sequence ATGCGTTTCGTAGTTGTGGCAGGTCTGTTTTGCACGCTGATAGTCGGGCTGGGCTACACCTATGGCCAGGAAAGCTCGGTCCCCACCTTCCTCACCGCACCGGTCGAACGCGGCAGCATCTCTACTTTGGTGAAGGCCAGCGGCACGATCGAGGCGGTTGTCAGCGTCGATGTCAGTTCGCAACTGTCGGGGCGAATTGCGCAAGTGTTCGTCAATTTCAACGATACCGTAAAGGCCGGGCAGCCGATCGCGCAGATCGATCCGGAGATCTTTGCCGCCCGCGTCAGTGAAGCCAAAGCCGCACTGAGGGTGGCGAGGGCGACTGCCGAAGTGGAAAAGGCTGCGCTGGAACGAGCGACAGTCGCGGTGACGAATGCGCAGACCGCCAGGAAACTGGCGGAGGCACAGTCGGCGGCAAGCAAGGCCAGGCAAGATGAAGTGGAGAGAGACCTCCTGCGAAAGCGCGAGCTGGCGCGCACCGGAAGCGGAACAGAGCGAGACTTGAGTCAGGCGCAAGCTCAGCGCGATGCCGGGGCTGCCGACCTGCGCGGTTCCCTCGAGCAGATCCGGATGAAGGAGGAGGCCATTGCGATTGCGGCGGCAGAAAAGCACATGGCCGAGGCCAATCTCGAGAATGCCGAGGCTGTCGTCGAGCAGAGGCAGGCGGCGCTCGATCAGGCGGGGCTTGATCTCGAACGTACCGTCCTCCGCGCGCCGATTGACGGGATCGTCATCAAGCGGGATGTCAATCCGGGACAAACCGTCGCCGTCAGCCTCGAAGCCAAAACATTGTTCAAGATCGCGAACGATCTGCGTGAGATGGAGGTCCACGGCAAAATCGACGAGGCCGATGTCGGGCAGTTGAAGCCGGGCCAGGCGACCCGGTTCACAGTGGACGCTTATCCGGATCGAACCTTCAGCGGACGGGTTCTACAGATCCGCAAGGCTCCCGAGGTCGTGCAAAACGTCGTCACCTATACGACCGTCGTGTCCGCGCCGAATCCGGACCTCTTGCTGTTGCCGGGAATGACTGCGCAGCTGCGGATCGTGGTGAGCAATACCGGCGAGATTCTCAAAATTCCGAGCCAGGCCCTGCGCTTCCGGCCAAACGGCGCCGGTCCTGCGTCGGCTCACCAGAGTGCGAACCAGGCTGCCTCCTCCAAGGCGTCCGCGACGGTGTGGCTGGTGGGCGAGGACGGGCGACCGGACCCGGTTGTCGTGAGGCTCGGCGCGAGCGACGACAGCAGCGCAGCGCTGCTGGAGGGCGCGCTCAACGAGGGCCAGCAAGTGATCGTCGGGATTGCGAACTCGCAGAAGCAGAGGGGCTATTTCGGCGTTCGTCTTGGATTCTAA
- a CDS encoding NAD(P)/FAD-dependent oxidoreductase, with amino-acid sequence MKITQTVCADAQSSWPHDGVDFTAKRVGVIGTGATAVQTIPEIAQQAKHLTVFQRTPTFCVPARNGCVDPEVTKARKADYDGIRQRIKDSFFGFDLNFIPKSVLETTPEEREQEFDKMWDTGGFAFWLANYQDMFFSKEANDVIADYLRRKIRSVVNDPAIAEKLTPKTYPYGTKRQPLDTNYFETFNKKNVVLVDATADGPIEEITPNGIRAGGREYPLDIIVIATGFDALTGSLKKLGIKGRGGRALAQEWEDGPQTYLGLAIAGYPNLFTITGPQSPSVLSNVTVSIEQHVEWISECIAHMRRSKLATIEATPQAQDAWGAHVAEVVNSTLMPSANSWYMGANIDGKPRRFLPYLGPEGVGGYRRKCNDVAENGYEGFVFASRGQGGTVHPIAAE; translated from the coding sequence ATGAAGATAACCCAGACGGTATGCGCGGATGCTCAATCGTCGTGGCCGCACGATGGCGTCGACTTCACCGCCAAGCGCGTCGGCGTCATCGGCACAGGTGCCACCGCGGTTCAGACGATCCCGGAGATCGCGCAGCAGGCCAAGCACCTGACGGTGTTCCAGCGCACGCCGACCTTCTGCGTGCCTGCGCGCAACGGCTGTGTCGATCCCGAGGTGACCAAGGCGCGCAAGGCCGATTACGACGGAATCCGCCAGCGCATCAAGGATTCGTTTTTCGGCTTCGATCTGAACTTCATACCGAAGTCGGTGCTCGAGACAACGCCCGAGGAGCGCGAGCAGGAGTTCGACAAGATGTGGGACACCGGCGGCTTCGCCTTCTGGCTGGCCAACTACCAGGACATGTTTTTCTCCAAGGAGGCGAACGATGTCATTGCCGACTACCTCAGGCGCAAGATCCGCTCGGTCGTTAACGACCCGGCGATCGCCGAGAAGTTGACCCCCAAGACTTACCCCTACGGCACCAAGCGCCAGCCACTGGACACCAACTACTTCGAGACCTTCAACAAGAAGAACGTGGTGCTGGTGGATGCGACCGCCGACGGCCCAATCGAGGAGATCACGCCGAACGGCATTCGCGCAGGCGGCAGGGAATACCCGCTCGACATTATCGTTATCGCCACCGGCTTCGACGCGCTGACCGGCTCGCTGAAGAAACTCGGCATCAAGGGGCGCGGCGGCAGGGCGCTAGCGCAGGAGTGGGAGGACGGCCCGCAGACCTACCTCGGCCTGGCTATAGCCGGCTACCCGAACCTGTTCACGATCACCGGCCCGCAGAGCCCCTCGGTGCTGTCGAACGTAACGGTGTCGATCGAGCAGCACGTCGAGTGGATCTCCGAATGCATCGCCCACATGCGAAGAAGCAAGCTTGCAACGATCGAGGCGACCCCGCAGGCGCAAGACGCGTGGGGTGCCCATGTCGCCGAGGTCGTGAACTCGACCCTGATGCCTAGCGCCAATTCCTGGTACATGGGAGCCAACATCGACGGCAAGCCGCGCCGCTTCTTGCCCTACCTCGGCCCGGAAGGCGTCGGCGGATACCGCAGGAAGTGCAACGATGTCGCTGAGAACGGCTACGAGGGCTTCGTGTTCGCGAGCCGAGGTCAGGGCGGGACCGTGCACCCGATTGCGGCCGAATAA
- a CDS encoding IS630 family transposase (programmed frameshift): protein MAKGYSTDLRDRVVALVEGGESCREAARLLDLAASTTIRWMDRWHTTGSVAAKPGTGHCRSPLELHEQWLLDLVAAEPDLTLDEIGTRLASAKRLKVGRTSIWRFYERHRITFKKNTAHAAEQDRPDVAAARAALKAEQSSLRARRLVFIDETSVTTKMVRHSGRSPRGERLVASVPHGHWKTLTFIAALRVSGLTAPYVIDGAMDGATFMAYVEQVLVPTLTKGDIVFMDNLRTHKIDGMREAIAAVGATVRYLPAYSPDLNPIEMAFSKLKAALRKGAKRTVKELWRLIGKLVKSFVPDQCANYFRHAGYRR from the exons ATGGCAAAGGGTTATTCGACAGACTTGAGAGATCGTGTGGTGGCTTTGGTCGAGGGCGGCGAGAGCTGCCGGGAAGCCGCGCGCCTGCTTGATCTTGCGGCCTCGACCACCATCCGCTGGATGGATCGCTGGCATACAACCGGTAGCGTCGCAGCGAAGCCCGGCACCGGCCACTGTCGCTCGCCGCTCGAGCTGCATGAGCAGTGGCTGCTCGATCTGGTGGCCGCTGAACCCGATCTGACACTCGATGAGATCGGCACACGGCTCGCATCGGCCAAAAGACTGAAGGTCGGCAGAACCTCGATTTGGCGATTTTACGAGCGGCACCGCATCACGTTCAAAAAAAACACTGC GCACGCCGCCGAACAGGATCGGCCTGATGTCGCCGCTGCACGCGCCGCGCTGAAAGCCGAGCAATCGTCTTTACGCGCGCGACGGCTCGTCTTTATTGATGAGACGTCGGTGACAACCAAAATGGTTCGTCATTCTGGTCGTTCGCCGCGTGGCGAGCGACTCGTCGCGAGTGTACCGCACGGCCACTGGAAAACCCTGACGTTCATCGCGGCGTTGCGCGTCAGCGGCCTGACCGCACCTTATGTCATCGATGGTGCGATGGATGGAGCCACATTCATGGCCTATGTCGAGCAGGTGCTCGTGCCGACGCTGACAAAAGGCGACATCGTATTCATGGACAATCTGCGGACCCACAAAATCGACGGGATGCGCGAAGCAATCGCGGCTGTTGGCGCAACAGTTCGCTATCTGCCCGCCTATTCGCCAGACCTCAACCCAATCGAGATGGCATTCTCGAAACTCAAAGCCGCGCTGCGCAAAGGCGCCAAGCGCACCGTGAAGGAACTCTGGCGGCTGATCGGCAAACTCGTAAAATCGTTTGTCCCCGACCAGTGCGCCAACTATTTTCGCCATGCGGGATATAGACGATGA
- a CDS encoding adenylate/guanylate cyclase domain-containing protein — MASISQKQLIRSIGVRQIRLACGLVLFAYLISHFLNHALGNISMDALAAGVWYHTAFWQFFPVAIVFYTAALVHAGLGIWALYERRQFRWRAIEPLQLVLGLSVPALIISHLTGVRLGHTLFGYEKLYPQVLYAYWIVRPYKMWLMFGVLTIAWTHGCIGLYFWLRMKAFYKSASPFLLSVAVLVPTLAMLGLYQGGRSVVADSARAEWRADNLSQRQVGIPAEQDVLDSIADYFLIFYFGLLGFVLLARCARALNERRGGMISLSYGHGRTIRVPKGLSVLEASLRYNIPHASVCGGRARCSTCRIRVIGDCTSLPEPSKREAFVLSRVGAEDPSIRLACQLRPTADLSFFQLFMPHTTSASAHASNPTRIGQERYLVSMFVDMRGSTRLAENRLPFDTVFIVNRFLGAVSQAVIECGGRPNQFIGDGELALFGLATSPQTACRQALKAAARIAANVDELNQFLSHDLREPIRFGIGIHGGEVIIGDIGYRDHMVFTALGDAVNVAARLQEMTKTLACEVILSEEVRITAGLPPDGLPRQEVAIRGRAEPMILRSVGDAKALTALVDDVDVAAA; from the coding sequence ATGGCCTCTATTTCTCAAAAGCAGCTTATCCGCAGCATCGGCGTCCGGCAGATCCGCCTCGCCTGCGGGCTGGTGTTGTTCGCCTATCTAATCAGCCATTTTCTCAACCACGCGCTCGGCAATATTTCGATGGATGCCCTTGCCGCCGGTGTCTGGTACCACACCGCATTCTGGCAATTTTTCCCGGTCGCGATCGTGTTTTATACCGCAGCACTGGTCCACGCCGGTCTCGGAATCTGGGCGCTTTACGAGCGTCGGCAATTTCGCTGGAGGGCCATCGAGCCACTCCAGCTCGTCCTTGGCTTGAGCGTTCCGGCGCTCATTATCAGCCACCTAACCGGTGTGCGGCTCGGCCATACGCTTTTCGGATACGAAAAGCTCTATCCGCAGGTGCTTTATGCCTACTGGATCGTAAGGCCGTACAAAATGTGGCTGATGTTCGGGGTCCTGACCATCGCCTGGACTCACGGCTGCATCGGTCTTTATTTTTGGCTCCGGATGAAAGCGTTCTACAAAAGCGCGTCGCCATTTCTCCTCTCCGTGGCGGTGCTGGTTCCGACGCTGGCCATGCTGGGTCTCTATCAGGGCGGACGAAGCGTCGTGGCAGATAGCGCCCGCGCCGAATGGCGCGCGGACAATCTTTCGCAGCGCCAGGTCGGTATACCAGCCGAGCAAGACGTATTGGACAGCATCGCGGATTATTTCCTGATCTTCTATTTCGGCCTGCTCGGATTTGTCTTGCTGGCAAGGTGCGCGCGCGCCCTCAACGAGCGCCGTGGCGGCATGATCAGCCTGTCATATGGCCATGGCAGAACGATTCGCGTGCCGAAGGGCTTGAGCGTGCTTGAGGCAAGCCTGCGCTATAACATCCCACATGCAAGTGTCTGCGGCGGCCGCGCCCGCTGCTCCACCTGCCGCATTCGCGTGATCGGGGACTGCACGTCGCTGCCGGAGCCGTCCAAGCGGGAGGCCTTTGTGCTGAGCCGGGTGGGTGCGGAAGATCCGTCCATTCGATTGGCTTGCCAGTTGCGGCCGACGGCTGATCTCTCGTTCTTCCAGCTCTTTATGCCGCACACCACGTCGGCAAGTGCGCACGCTTCAAACCCGACCCGAATCGGCCAGGAGCGTTATCTCGTCAGCATGTTCGTGGACATGCGAGGTTCGACCAGGCTCGCTGAAAACCGATTGCCGTTCGATACCGTTTTCATCGTCAATCGCTTCCTTGGCGCGGTGTCGCAGGCTGTGATCGAATGCGGCGGCAGGCCCAACCAATTCATCGGTGACGGAGAACTGGCGCTGTTTGGGCTCGCTACCAGCCCGCAAACCGCCTGCCGCCAGGCGCTCAAGGCGGCGGCGAGGATCGCCGCCAATGTCGATGAGCTCAATCAATTCCTCAGCCATGATCTGCGCGAGCCGATCCGCTTCGGCATCGGCATTCATGGCGGCGAAGTGATCATCGGAGACATCGGCTACCGCGATCACATGGTGTTCACCGCACTCGGAGACGCGGTCAATGTCGCAGCTAGGCTGCAGGAGATGACAAAGACCCTCGCATGTGAGGTGATCCTTTCGGAGGAAGTTCGCATAACCGCCGGCTTGCCGCCCGACGGGTTACCGCGGCAGGAAGTTGCGATCCGCGGACGCGCCGAACCGATGATCCTCCGCTCCGTCGGTGACGCGAAGGCGTTGACCGCGCTGGTTGACGACGTGGATGTTGCCGCAGCGTGA
- a CDS encoding anti-sigma factor, whose product MKDNDELQLNAYCDGELDPASAIEFERRLASDDTLKARYDRLLSLRRAVRSLPQYDLPPGLQVRIKSTVDADRLSRAGGLGPVTRLAQVNRLRQRNWSLQALAAAAVFGAVISSSVMMTMERYDMREDVARQVVAGHIRGQLASQPFDVASSDRHTVKPWFTSRLPESPQVPDLAAQGFVLVGGRVDVVGHDPVATIVYKHAAHTVSLTTLPPGQSVSDQAIAGYNVRSWSDGEFTYIAVSDLPSADLASFERAFSGGSPAPEIKK is encoded by the coding sequence ATGAAAGACAACGACGAACTGCAGCTGAACGCCTATTGCGACGGCGAGCTCGATCCGGCTTCTGCGATCGAGTTCGAGCGGCGGTTGGCTAGCGATGACACGTTGAAGGCCAGATATGACCGGCTGCTGTCATTGCGTCGCGCCGTTCGTTCGCTTCCGCAGTATGACCTGCCGCCCGGCCTGCAGGTTCGCATCAAATCGACGGTGGATGCGGATCGTCTGAGCCGGGCGGGAGGTCTGGGCCCGGTGACACGTCTGGCTCAGGTCAACCGTCTGCGTCAGCGCAACTGGTCGTTGCAGGCGCTGGCCGCGGCCGCGGTGTTTGGTGCGGTGATCTCGAGCTCTGTCATGATGACGATGGAGCGCTACGATATGCGTGAGGACGTCGCCCGCCAGGTCGTCGCAGGCCATATCCGGGGTCAGCTGGCCTCGCAGCCTTTTGACGTTGCATCTTCTGACCGCCATACGGTCAAGCCGTGGTTCACGTCGCGCCTGCCGGAATCGCCTCAGGTCCCGGACCTCGCGGCGCAGGGCTTTGTGCTGGTAGGCGGGCGCGTCGATGTCGTTGGCCACGATCCGGTTGCAACGATTGTCTACAAGCATGCCGCGCATACAGTCAGCCTGACGACCTTGCCGCCCGGCCAATCTGTCTCTGACCAAGCGATTGCTGGCTACAACGTCCGAAGCTGGAGTGATGGGGAGTTCACGTATATTGCAGTTTCGGACTTGCCCAGCGCAGATCTTGCATCATTCGAGCGCGCATTTTCGGGAGGAAGTCCGGCGCCGGAAATCAAAAAATAG
- a CDS encoding sigma-70 family RNA polymerase sigma factor — MATPLSVRRSGFRRTEPNEVVLKERLEGSDRLSGQQQASGPIVPNQDERALFDEVFLPHMAEAYRLARWLTGNSYDAEDVVQDAALRAFRGIKSFGAINARAWSLTIVRNTAYSWLMKNRSKAVVFTNDLSVAEQQELEHEGLQGTRVETPEEIALFKADAEDLQRALAQLPAHFREVIVLREMNQLNYRDIAEITNVPIGTVMSRLSRGRQLLIALLGDRK, encoded by the coding sequence ATGGCAACACCCTTATCGGTACGTCGTTCGGGTTTCCGGCGTACCGAGCCTAACGAAGTCGTGTTAAAAGAGCGGTTGGAAGGCTCAGATCGTTTGTCTGGCCAGCAGCAGGCGTCGGGCCCAATTGTGCCGAACCAGGATGAACGCGCACTGTTCGATGAAGTGTTTCTGCCCCATATGGCCGAAGCCTATCGTCTCGCGCGATGGCTTACCGGCAATTCATACGACGCCGAAGACGTTGTCCAGGACGCGGCGTTGCGCGCGTTTCGCGGCATCAAGAGCTTTGGTGCCATCAATGCTCGCGCGTGGTCACTGACGATCGTGCGCAACACCGCCTATAGCTGGCTGATGAAGAACAGGTCAAAGGCGGTGGTTTTCACGAACGATCTAAGTGTCGCCGAGCAGCAGGAGCTTGAGCATGAAGGTCTCCAGGGAACGAGGGTAGAGACGCCGGAAGAGATCGCACTTTTCAAGGCGGATGCAGAAGATCTTCAGCGCGCCCTGGCCCAGCTGCCGGCGCACTTTCGCGAAGTTATTGTTCTGCGGGAAATGAACCAGCTGAACTATCGCGATATCGCAGAGATCACCAATGTCCCGATCGGCACCGTTATGTCCCGTCTGTCCCGTGGCAGGCAACTTCTGATCGCGCTTTTAGGAGATCGAAAGTAA
- a CDS encoding cupredoxin family copper-binding protein gives MLALAAVAQDATNVITIDNFTFSPKELTVAVGTTVKWVNHDDIPHLVVENNKTFRSKALDTDDSYSYTFTSAGTFDYFCGLHPHMVGQVIVK, from the coding sequence ATGCTGGCGCTTGCTGCGGTAGCGCAGGACGCGACGAACGTGATCACCATCGACAACTTCACGTTCTCCCCCAAGGAATTGACGGTCGCTGTAGGAACGACCGTGAAGTGGGTCAATCACGACGACATTCCGCACCTGGTGGTGGAGAACAACAAGACCTTCCGCTCGAAGGCGCTCGATACTGACGACTCGTATTCCTATACATTCACCAGCGCCGGCACCTTCGACTATTTCTGTGGCCTGCATCCACATATGGTCGGACAGGTCATCGTCAAATGA
- a CDS encoding metallophosphoesterase, whose product MAKNGFEDRGQGLGRREVLECMVWAGTGVLWTVTGGVPHSLGLIGDALAAEATGFTFLQMSDSHIGFNKAANPDALGTLREAVAKVKAMPIKPSFIIHTGDITHLSKPAEFDNADKVFGETGVQIHYVPGEHDIIDEERGKAYLERYGKGSKGAGWYSYDDHGVHFVGLVNVVDLKGGGLGNLGAEQLAWLEADLKDKSNSTPIVVFAHIPLQVIYREWGWGTEDGTQALALLKRFGSVTVLNGHIHQLAQKVEGNITFHTALSTAFPQPAPGSAPSPGPMLVPADKLRTFLGLSTVTVAHGNKPLAIIDKTLAG is encoded by the coding sequence ATGGCCAAAAACGGCTTTGAGGACCGTGGACAGGGATTAGGTCGCCGCGAAGTGCTTGAATGCATGGTCTGGGCGGGGACCGGGGTACTTTGGACCGTGACCGGTGGCGTTCCCCATTCGCTGGGGTTGATCGGCGACGCTCTTGCCGCAGAAGCCACCGGCTTCACGTTTCTACAGATGAGCGATAGCCACATCGGCTTCAACAAGGCGGCGAACCCGGATGCGCTCGGCACGCTGCGCGAAGCCGTCGCCAAGGTAAAGGCGATGCCGATCAAACCGTCCTTCATCATTCACACCGGCGATATTACGCATCTTTCCAAACCTGCCGAATTCGACAATGCCGACAAGGTGTTCGGCGAAACTGGCGTGCAGATTCATTATGTGCCCGGCGAGCATGATATTATCGATGAAGAACGCGGCAAAGCCTATTTGGAACGCTATGGTAAGGGTTCGAAGGGCGCGGGCTGGTACAGTTACGACGACCACGGCGTTCACTTCGTCGGTCTCGTCAACGTCGTCGATCTGAAGGGCGGCGGACTCGGCAACCTCGGCGCCGAGCAGCTCGCATGGCTCGAGGCCGACCTAAAGGACAAATCCAACAGCACGCCGATCGTCGTGTTTGCGCACATCCCGCTGCAGGTGATCTACAGGGAATGGGGCTGGGGTACCGAGGATGGTACGCAGGCGCTTGCTCTGCTCAAGCGCTTTGGTTCAGTCACCGTTCTAAATGGACACATCCACCAGTTGGCCCAGAAGGTCGAGGGCAACATCACCTTCCACACCGCCTTGTCGACGGCTTTTCCGCAGCCGGCCCCCGGTAGCGCACCGTCGCCAGGCCCGATGCTGGTCCCCGCCGACAAGCTTCGCACCTTTCTAGGATTGTCCACCGTCACGGTCGCGCACGGCAATAAGCCGCTCGCGATCATCGACAAGACCTTGGCCGGTTAA
- a CDS encoding glycosyltransferase family 2 protein, whose protein sequence is MNAVNDETGSRRPAWLRTPVISAIIPCPDEETAIGQVVTAVLAQNVGEVVVVDGGSRDRTAEFAEAAGARVIVEPRRGYGRAIQAGIAALRDDADILLFLDGDGSDPAEFIPDLVSPIVAGRAIFVLGSRVRGRREPGSPAPQQILAAHVGRLLLRLVYGASFTDLSPFRAIRRDVLIRLGMKEETYGWNLEMLMRVAAARLPALEIAVGQRSRIGGVSKVSGNPVAGFKAAWSMSMTFVRDQRVPARSPHATMSRGDFRPASSGGENTARYPPSPAS, encoded by the coding sequence ATGAACGCGGTGAATGACGAGACCGGCTCGAGGCGGCCTGCATGGCTCCGTACGCCCGTTATTTCCGCGATCATTCCCTGCCCCGACGAGGAAACGGCGATAGGGCAGGTCGTAACTGCGGTGCTGGCGCAGAATGTGGGCGAGGTCGTCGTTGTTGACGGCGGTTCGCGAGACCGTACGGCCGAGTTCGCAGAAGCCGCCGGGGCCCGCGTGATTGTCGAGCCGCGGCGTGGCTACGGTCGCGCCATCCAGGCGGGCATCGCCGCCCTGCGCGATGACGCCGACATTCTCCTCTTCCTCGACGGCGACGGCAGCGATCCTGCGGAATTCATCCCTGATCTGGTGTCGCCGATCGTTGCTGGGCGGGCCATCTTCGTTCTCGGCTCGCGCGTTCGCGGTCGGCGCGAGCCCGGTAGCCCGGCGCCGCAGCAGATTCTCGCGGCCCATGTCGGCCGGCTGCTCCTGCGCCTCGTCTATGGCGCGAGCTTTACCGACCTGTCGCCGTTTCGCGCCATCCGACGGGACGTCCTCATACGTCTCGGCATGAAGGAGGAGACCTATGGCTGGAACCTGGAAATGCTGATGCGGGTAGCGGCCGCCCGCTTGCCGGCACTGGAGATCGCTGTCGGGCAGCGGAGCCGGATCGGCGGCGTATCGAAGGTCTCTGGCAATCCCGTCGCCGGCTTCAAGGCGGCCTGGTCCATGTCGATGACGTTTGTCAGGGATCAGCGAGTGCCGGCACGATCCCCACACGCAACGATGTCCCGGGGAGATTTTCGGCCCGCTTCCTCCGGCGGAGAGAACACGGCGAGGTACCCGCCATCGCCCGCGAGCTGA